The Magnolia sinica isolate HGM2019 chromosome 10, MsV1, whole genome shotgun sequence genome includes a window with the following:
- the LOC131258035 gene encoding uncharacterized protein LOC131258035 isoform X1: MAQFPPHEKGGSHQDIENGGVDVPGSSESLNVAPPSLELMITIISIVWMIVAFLLNLSYPISDGNKVLNALYHQHKMSFYSIVMISVAAFYSMSVWMMMIVGRYRAPIARNLILIILVLGVLASTVLLYALLPEKSSWIVWFFFALTIWVMLDMQECQRVTQLKGKICKPVEEGCKWATRWTIDKIHTLYGYCFCCLPIHSPSVSCRTSQMVVVILIIIFV, encoded by the exons ATGGCCCAATTTCCTCCTCATGAG AAAGGGGGCTCTCATCAAGATATCGAAAATGGCGGTGTCGATGTTCCAGGGTCGTCAGAGAGTCTAAACGTTGCACCACCGTCGTTGGAATTGATGATTACGATCATCAGTATAGTATGGATGATCGTGGCGTTCCTCTTGAATCTCAGCTATCCAATCAGTGATGGCAACAAAGTCCTGAACGCTTTATACCATCAGCATAAGATGTCCTTCTACTCTATTGTCATGATCAGTGTCGCAGCCTTCTACTCCATGTCCGTGTGGATGATGATGATAGTGGGAAGATACCGGGCCCCCATAGCCAGAAATCTTATCCTCATTATCTTGGTTCTTGGGGTGCTAGCCTCGACAGTGTTACTGTATGCCCTGCTACCAGAGAAGTCCAGTTGGATCGTATGGTTCTTCTTTGCACTGACCATCTGGGTCATGTTGGATATGCAAGAGTGTCAGCGGGTCACCCAATTGAAGGGCAAGATTTGCAAGCCGGTTGAGGAAGGGTGTAAGTGGGCCACCCGATGGACCATAGACAAGATTCACACCCTTTATGGCTATTGTTTCTGTTGTCTACCTATTCACAGTCCCAGTGTGAGT TGTAGAACGAGCCAGATGGTGGTagtcatcctcatcatcatatTTGTATGA
- the LOC131258035 gene encoding uncharacterized protein LOC131258035 isoform X2: MAQFPPHEKGGSHQDIENGGVDVPGSSESLNVAPPSLELMITIISIVWMIVAFLLNLSYPISDGNKVLNALYHQHKMSFYSIVMISVAAFYSMSVWMMMIVGRYRAPIARNLILIILVLGVLASTVLLYALLPEKSSWIVWFFFALTIWVMLDMQECQRVTQLKGKICKPVEEGCKWATRWTIDKIHTLYGYCFCCLPIHSPSCRTSQMVVVILIIIFV, from the exons ATGGCCCAATTTCCTCCTCATGAG AAAGGGGGCTCTCATCAAGATATCGAAAATGGCGGTGTCGATGTTCCAGGGTCGTCAGAGAGTCTAAACGTTGCACCACCGTCGTTGGAATTGATGATTACGATCATCAGTATAGTATGGATGATCGTGGCGTTCCTCTTGAATCTCAGCTATCCAATCAGTGATGGCAACAAAGTCCTGAACGCTTTATACCATCAGCATAAGATGTCCTTCTACTCTATTGTCATGATCAGTGTCGCAGCCTTCTACTCCATGTCCGTGTGGATGATGATGATAGTGGGAAGATACCGGGCCCCCATAGCCAGAAATCTTATCCTCATTATCTTGGTTCTTGGGGTGCTAGCCTCGACAGTGTTACTGTATGCCCTGCTACCAGAGAAGTCCAGTTGGATCGTATGGTTCTTCTTTGCACTGACCATCTGGGTCATGTTGGATATGCAAGAGTGTCAGCGGGTCACCCAATTGAAGGGCAAGATTTGCAAGCCGGTTGAGGAAGGGTGTAAGTGGGCCACCCGATGGACCATAGACAAGATTCACACCCTTTATGGCTATTGTTTCTGTTGTCTACCTATTCACAGTCCCAGT TGTAGAACGAGCCAGATGGTGGTagtcatcctcatcatcatatTTGTATGA